One segment of Mastomys coucha isolate ucsf_1 unplaced genomic scaffold, UCSF_Mcou_1 pScaffold23, whole genome shotgun sequence DNA contains the following:
- the Rad54l2 gene encoding helicase ARIP4, with protein sequence MSDESASGSDPDLDPDVELEDEEEEEEEEEVAVEEHDRDDEEGLLDDPSLEGMCGTEHAQLGEDGQRPPRCTSTTSSQSEPSEQLRHQGKNLASEDPKKKRAQKPSHMRRNIRKLLREDQLEPVTKAAQQEELERRKRLEQQRKEYAAPIPTVPLEFLPEEIVLRASDGPQLPPRVLAQEVICLDSSSGSEDEKSSRDEVIELSSGEEDTLHIVDSSESVSEEDEEEEKGGTHVNDALNQHDALGRVLVNLNHPPEEENVFLAPQLARAVKPHQIGGIRFLYDNLVESLERFKTSSGFGCILAHSMGLGKTLQVISFIDVLFRHTPAKTVLAIVPVNTLQNWLAEFNMWLPAPEALPADSKPEEIQPRFFKVHILNDEHKTVASRAKVTADWVSEGGVLLMGYEMYRLLTLKKSLATSRPKKNKKRSHPVIIDLDEEDRQQEFRREFEKALCRPGPDVVICDEGHRIKNCQASTSQALKNIRSRRRVVLTGYPLQNNLIEYWCMVDFVRPDFLGTRQEFSNMFERPILNGQCIDSTPQDVRLMRYRSHVLHSLLEGFVQRRGHTVLKIHLPAKEENVILVRLSQIQRDLYTQFMDRFRDCGSSGWLGLNPLKAFCVCCKIWNHPDVLYEALQKESLANEQDLDVEELGSAGTSARCPPHGPKVKGEDSALPSSMAEATNSKFLQGVGFNPFQERGNNIVTYEWAKELLTDYQTGVLENSPKMVLLFHLIEESVKLGDKILVFSQSLSTLALIEEFLGKRDMPCLPGAEGQGTQKWVRNVSYFRLDGSTPAFERERLINQFNDPSNLTTWLFLLSTRAGCLGVNLIGANRVVVFDASWNPCHDAQAVCRVYRYGQKKPCHIYRLVADYTLEKKIYDRQISKQGMSDRVVDDLNPMLNFTRKEVENLLHFVEKEPAPQTSLDIKGIKESVLQLACLKYPHLITKEPFEHESLLLNRKDHKLTKAEKKAAKKSYEEDKRTSVPYTRPSYAQYYPASDQSLTSIPAFSQRNWQPTLKGDEKPVASVRPVQSTPIPMMPRHVPLGGSVSSASSTNTSMNFPINYLQRAGVLVQKVVTTTDIVIPGLNSSTDVQARINAGESIHIIRGTKGTYIRTSDGRIFAVRATGKPKAPEDGRIAASGSQGSSLASTSNGRHSASSPKAPDPEGLARPVSPDSPEIISELQQYADVASARESRQNSPSISAVLPGPPGQLMDNSTIPGTALGTEPCLGGHCLNSSLLVTGQPSGGRHPVLDLRGHKRKLATSSVTQDSVRRRSRKGHLPAPVQPYEHGYPVSGGFAMPPVSLNHNLTTPFTSQAGENSLFMGSNPSYYQLSNLLADARLVFPVTTDPLVPAGPVSSSSTATSVTASNPSFMLNPSVPGILPSYSLPFSQPLLSEPRMFAPFPSPGLPSSLSRGVSVYPGYMSPHAGYPAGGLLRSQVPPLDSHEVAEVGFSSNDDEDKDDDVIEVTGK encoded by the exons ACCCATCCCTGGAAGGCATGTGTGGCACTGAGCATGCTCAGCTGGGGGAAGATGGGCAGCGGCCGCCGCGGTGCACTTCAACTACCTCATCTCAGTCTGAGCCTTCAGAGCAGCTTAGGCACCAAGGCAAGAACCTAGCATCCGAGGACCCCAAAAAGAAGCGAGCTCAGAAGCCCTCTCACATGAGAAGAAACATACG aaaGCTACTCCGGGAGGATCAATTGGAGCCCGTTACCAAAGCAGCACAGCAGGAAGAATTGGAAAGAAGAAAGCGCCTGGAGCAGCAGAGGAAAGAGTATGCAGCTCCCATTCCTACTGTCCCTTTGGAGTTCCTACCTG aggAAATTGTCTTACGAGCTAGTGATGGTCCCCAACTCCCTCCTCGGGTCTTAGCCCAGGAAGTCATTTGTTTGGACAGTAGCAGTGGCAGTGAAGATGAAAAAAGCAGTCGAGACG AGGTGATTGAATTGAGTTCTGGAGAGGAGGATACTCTGCACATTGTGGACAGCAGTGAGTCTGTcagtgaggaagatgaggaagaagaaaagggtggCACCCATGTGAATGACGCCTTAAACCAGCATGACGCTCTTGGGCGGGTCCTTGTCAACCTGAATCACCCTCCAGAGGAGGAGAATGTCTTCCTGGCCCCACAGTTAGCAAGGGCTGTGAAACCTCATCAG ATTGGTGGGATCCGGTTCTTATATGATAACCTAGTGGAGTCCTTAGAAAGGTTTAAGACCAGTAGTGGCTTTGGCTGTATCCTAGCCCATAGCATGGGTCTGGGGAAAACTCTGCAAGTGATCTCCTTCATTGATGTCCTTTTCCGCCATACGCCAGCCAAAACAGTCCTTGCCATTGTGCCG GTGAACACTCTTCAGAATTGGTTGGCAGAGTTCAACATGTGGCTCCCGGCTCCTGAAGCCCTCCCAGCCGACAGCAAGCCTGAAGAAATCCAGCCTCGGTTCTTTAAAGTTCATATCTTGAATGATGAACACAA GACAGTGGCATCCCGTGCTAAAGTGACGGCTGATTGGGTTTCAGAGGGTGGAGTGCTGCTGATGGGGTATGAAATGTACAGACTGCTCACTCTGAAGAAGTCCTTAGCCACAAGTAGAccgaaaaaaaacaagaaacgcTCTCACCCCGTCATCATTGATCTGGATGAAGAAGACAGGCAGCAGGAGTTCCGGAGAG AGTTTGAGAAGGCCTTATGCCGCCCTGGTCCTGATGTGGTGATCTGTGACGAGGGACACCGCATCAAAAATTGCCAAGCCAGCACCTCACAAGCTCTGAAGAACATACGTTCTCGTCGGCGGGTAGTGCTGACTGGCTACCCTCTACAGAACAACCTCATTGAGTACTGGTGCATGGTGGACTTTGTGCGCCCAGATTTCCTTGGTACTCGTCAGGAGTTTAGCAACATGTTTGAACGGCCTATTCTAAACGGACAGTGTATTGACAGCACACCTCAGGATGTCCGCCTCATGCGCTACCGGAGCCATGTTTTGCACAGCCTTCTGGAGGGCTTTGTGCAGAG GAGAGGCCACACTGTGTTGAAGATTCACCTCCCTGCCAAAGAAGAGAATGTGATCCTGGTGCGGCTTTCTCAGATCCAGCGAGATTTGTACACACAATTCATGGACCGTTTCCGGGATTGTGGTAGCAGTGGCTGGTTGGGGCTGAATCCTCTGAAGGCTTTCTGTGTATGCTGCAAG ATCTGGAACCATCCTGATGTGCTGTATGAAGCCCTTCAGAAGGAAAGCCTAGCCAACGAGCAGGATCTAGATGTGGAAGAACTTGGCTCAGCGGGGACCAGTGCCCGCTGCCCACCACACGGCCCAAAAGTCAAGGGAGAAGATAGTGCCTTGCCTTCCTCAATGGCAGAAGCAACCAACAGCAAGTTCCTACAGGGAGTTGGCTTTAACCCTTTCCAGGAACGGGGCAATAACATTGTTACATATGAATGG GCCAAGGAGCTTCTGACTGATTATCAGACAGGCGTCCTGGAGAATTCTCCGAAGATGGTCCTTCTTTTCCACCTGATCGAAGAAAGTGTGAAGCTGGGGGACAAGATCCTTGTATTTAG CCAGAGCCTTTCTACCTTGGCTCTCATCGAGGAGTTCCTAGGGAAACGAGACATGCCTTGTCTGCCTGGTGCCGAGGGGCAAGGAACACAGAAGTGGGTTCGAAATGTCAGCTACTTCC ggCTAGATGGTAGCACCCCTGCCTTTGAGAGGGAGCGGCTCATTAATCAGTTCAATGATCCCAGCAACCTCACCACCTGGCTGTTCCTTCTCTCTACAAG GGCCGGATGCTTGGGTGTGAATCTGATTGGTGCCAATCGAGTGGTGGTATTTGATGCTTCCTGGAACCCTTGCCACGATGCCCAGGCGGTATGTCGGGTATACCGTTATGGCCAGAAAAAGCCCTGTCACATCTACAGACTTGTGGCTGATTATACTCTTGAAAAGAAGATCTATGACCGGCAGATTTCCAAGCAGGGCATGTCAG ACCGGGTAGTGGATGATCTAAATCCAATGCTCAACTTCACCCGGAAAGAAGTGGAAAACCTGCTGCACTTTGTTGAGAAGGAGCCTGCTCCCCAAACATCTTTGGATATAAAGGGGATCAAGGAGTCAGTCTTGCAGCTTGCCTGCCTGAAGTATCCTCACCTCATCACCAAG GAGCCTTTTGAGCACGAGTCATTGCTCCTCAACCGAAAAGATCACAAGCTGACCAAAGCTGAAAAGAAAGCAGCAAAGAAAAGCTATGAGGAGGACAAACGCACATCAGTACCGTACACCCGCCCATCGTATGCGCAGTATTATCCTGCCAGCGACCAGAGCCTGACCAGCATCCCTGCCTTCAGTCAGAGGAACTG GCAACCAACACTGAAGGGTGATGAAAAGCCTGTGGCCAGCGTTCGTCCTGTACagtccacccccatccccatgaTGCCCCGGCATGTCCCACTCGGTGGCAGTGTAAGCTCTGCCTCCAGCACAAATACATCCATGAATTTCCCTATCAACTACTTGCAACGAGCAGGAGTCCTTGTGCAGAAAGTGGTCACCACAACAG ATATTGTTATTCCTGGACTCAACAGCTCCACAGATGTTCAGGCAAGAATCAATGCTGGTGAGAGCATCCACATCATCCGAGGGACAAAAG GGACATACATCCGCACCAGTGATGGACGCATCTTTGCTGTCCGGGCGACTGGCAAACCAAAGGCCCCTGAAGATGGTCGGATAGCTGCCTCAG GTTCCCAGGGGTCTTCTCTTGCGTCCACAAGCAATGGCAGACACAGTGCCTCATCACCCAAAGCCCCTGACCCTGAGGGGCTGGCCCGGCCGGTCTCTCCTGACAGCCCAGAAAtcatcagtgagctccagcagTATGCAGATGTGGCCTCTGCTCGGGAATCCCGCCAGAACTCCCCAAGCATCAGTGCTGTCCTGCCTGGGCCCCCAGGCCAGCTTATGGACAACAGCACCATTCCTGGGACAGCTCTTGGGACTGAGCCATGCCTTGGGGGCCATTGCCTCAATAGTTCCCTCTTGGTGACTGGCCAGCCCAGTGGTGGCAGGCACCCAGTGCTGGACTTAAGGGGCCATAAGCGAAAGTTGGCCACTTCGTCTGTCACCCAGGACTCAGTCCGTCGACGGTCCAGGAAGGGCCATCTGCCAGCCCCTGTGCAGCCCTATGAACATGGGTATCCAGTCTCTGGCGGGTTTGCAATGCCGCCTGTCTCCTTAAATCATAACCTCACCACCCCCTTCACCTCCCAGGCTGGGGAGAATTCCCTTTTTATGGGCAGTAACCCCTCCTACTACCAGCTGTCCAATTTGCTGGCAGATGCCCGCCTGGTGTTTCCAGTGACTACTGACCCTCTGGTGCCAGCAGGCCCTGTCAGTTCCTCTTCCACGGCTACCTCAGTCACTGCCAGCAACCCCTCTTTCATGCTCAACCCCTCTGTGCCAGGGATACTACCCAGCTATTCACTCCCATTCTCACAGCCACTCCTGTCCGAGCCCAGGATGTTTGCGCCTTTCccttcccctggcttgcccagCAGCCTTTCCCGGGGTGTGTCTGTCTACCCAGGCTATATGTCCCCACATGCAGGCTACCCAGCTGGTGGCCTTCTCCGGTCCCAGGTGCCTCCATTGGACTCTCATGAGGTTGCCGAGGTGGGGTTCAGCTCCAATGATGATGAGGATAAAGATGACGATGTGATAGAGGTCACTGGGAAGTAG